The following proteins are co-located in the Echinicola sp. 20G genome:
- a CDS encoding O-antigen ligase codes for MNKFVIAGIVVLFCIIKWAYHNYNGERSNQFLVSLFVMLVSFNFSYSIYNYFVDFHFGEMEVDKLGEFGNGFRINSFFLIVPLCMFLGHYKLPKIIKGRSFWIMCIIGFVVISLLNPINPFPQSIWIFLFYAAQLLFSLAYLKANFERTTIFKGLYFGLLFVTVLQFIITLFYPILNIQYFATLFKGEATMESSLKREGYVSAIGIFGHPGPLAIYCLYVGVFFFASYLNDYRKKLSLAILLANIFIIVFTFSRTTYMTSILVLVFMVVAFFSKSKVFSFKNIAITLVGISMMLFILYLTPLSDLFFGSDFDSQIEVRLSSWYLGYKIWKDAPWFGVGINSHVYYMGHVLRITEDLFILQFLTTNPIHNIHMIVLTETGVIGFVLWIAFFRSKILGRLKVIKTKVMLADILNLTFVGVLVAFILYGFFGWAPFYREIMATAFMLCYFSYSNDELLKLKGIMLQQEENLSIKQA; via the coding sequence ATGAATAAATTCGTCATAGCTGGCATTGTTGTCCTTTTTTGCATTATCAAATGGGCATATCACAATTATAATGGAGAGCGATCCAACCAATTCTTGGTAAGTCTTTTTGTGATGCTAGTTTCCTTTAATTTTAGTTATTCGATCTACAATTATTTTGTGGACTTTCATTTCGGGGAAATGGAAGTGGATAAATTAGGAGAGTTTGGAAATGGCTTTAGGATCAACTCTTTTTTTCTAATAGTACCATTATGTATGTTTTTAGGACATTATAAGCTTCCAAAAATAATAAAAGGAAGGAGCTTTTGGATTATGTGTATCATAGGGTTTGTGGTGATTTCTTTATTAAATCCCATCAACCCTTTTCCGCAATCTATCTGGATATTCCTTTTTTATGCTGCTCAACTATTGTTTTCTCTGGCCTATTTAAAAGCGAATTTTGAACGGACCACTATTTTCAAAGGGCTTTACTTTGGGTTGTTGTTTGTGACTGTTTTGCAGTTCATCATTACCTTGTTTTATCCCATTTTGAATATCCAATATTTTGCTACGCTATTTAAAGGAGAGGCTACCATGGAGTCTTCCTTAAAGCGGGAAGGCTATGTATCGGCTATTGGTATTTTTGGTCACCCTGGCCCCTTAGCAATCTATTGTCTTTATGTTGGGGTGTTTTTCTTTGCTTCCTACCTGAATGATTATCGAAAGAAACTTTCTCTAGCGATTTTACTGGCCAATATTTTTATTATCGTATTTACATTCTCCAGAACTACCTATATGACTTCCATTTTAGTTTTGGTATTTATGGTGGTAGCGTTTTTTAGCAAATCGAAGGTGTTTTCTTTTAAAAATATAGCGATAACACTTGTAGGGATTTCAATGATGTTATTTATTCTTTACCTCACACCTCTTAGTGACCTGTTTTTTGGAAGTGATTTTGATAGCCAGATAGAAGTAAGATTGTCCTCTTGGTATCTGGGGTACAAAATCTGGAAGGATGCCCCATGGTTTGGGGTAGGTATTAACTCACATGTTTATTACATGGGACATGTGCTGAGAATTACGGAGGATCTTTTTATTCTTCAGTTTTTGACAACCAACCCTATTCACAATATTCACATGATTGTGCTTACCGAAACCGGGGTGATTGGGTTTGTGCTTTGGATAGCCTTTTTTAGGTCAAAAATATTGGGAAGGCTTAAAGTGATTAAAACAAAAGTAATGTTGGCAGATATTTTGAACCTCACTTTTGTGGGGGTTTTGGTGGCCTTCATATTATATGGATTTTTTGGCTGGGCACCATTTTACAGGGAAATCATGGCCACCGCTTTTATGCTCTGTTATTTTTCCTATTCCAATGATGAGTTGCTAAAGCTTAAGGGAATCATGCTCCAGCAAGAAGAGAATTTATCCATCAAGCAAGCCTAG
- a CDS encoding polysaccharide pyruvyl transferase family protein: MNPTKTIYFQGNTQFENTGDVLINKSLLEIFRLYGNIVLNDQKLPNYYKEALKLKPEEYSTTGQGGFYNQLFRNAFKSIFRKESKVVMVAGPPGHVFGNSSKKIKKNLEYSVFLFLLKIMGVKIIRLGFSMGPIGQQQAISERIRSWFTHHYWVRDSISLQLAHQIGIQKAQYFPDLAWMYSANGVDLSKANKSEIIFSFRDGIYKDDSGDNYTDQLTQNLMYLIGHLKDRYRIKITYQVLQDYAFCKALYEKLLEKGCEVTFIEKQITLDNAGEAYKDGVAIITNRLHGALLAAKYDVLPIVMTDVDKHLKIKGIYQDAGLDELLLDANLSNEELLQQINLLLLKREAIIQKLDEVEKQYHVYSMDNMDKIMLT, encoded by the coding sequence ATGAATCCAACTAAGACAATCTACTTTCAAGGGAATACCCAGTTTGAAAATACGGGTGATGTCCTGATCAATAAATCCCTTTTGGAAATCTTCCGTTTATATGGCAACATCGTGCTCAATGACCAGAAGTTACCAAACTATTATAAAGAGGCATTAAAGTTAAAGCCAGAAGAATATAGCACCACTGGTCAAGGAGGCTTTTATAATCAACTTTTCAGAAATGCCTTTAAAAGTATTTTCAGGAAGGAAAGTAAAGTGGTGATGGTAGCGGGTCCTCCTGGTCATGTTTTTGGTAACTCCTCAAAAAAAATCAAAAAGAATTTAGAGTATAGTGTATTTCTTTTCCTACTAAAGATAATGGGTGTGAAAATCATCAGGTTGGGCTTTTCCATGGGCCCCATAGGCCAGCAACAGGCCATAAGCGAGCGGATCCGGTCTTGGTTTACCCACCATTACTGGGTTAGGGATTCTATTTCACTCCAGCTAGCTCATCAAATAGGCATTCAAAAGGCACAGTATTTTCCTGACCTGGCCTGGATGTATTCGGCCAATGGGGTTGATCTCTCAAAGGCCAACAAAAGTGAAATAATTTTCAGTTTCAGAGATGGTATTTACAAAGATGACTCAGGGGACAATTATACAGATCAGTTGACCCAAAACTTAATGTACCTTATCGGGCACCTTAAGGACCGATACCGTATTAAAATCACTTACCAAGTCCTTCAGGATTATGCCTTCTGCAAAGCACTCTATGAAAAACTATTAGAGAAGGGTTGTGAAGTGACCTTTATTGAGAAACAGATTACGCTGGATAATGCAGGAGAAGCTTATAAAGATGGAGTAGCCATTATTACCAATAGGCTGCATGGAGCACTACTAGCTGCCAAATATGATGTTTTGCCGATTGTCATGACAGATGTGGACAAGCACTTAAAGATCAAAGGAATCTATCAGGATGCAGGCTTGGACGAACTGTTGCTTGATGCAAACTTGAGCAATGAAGAATTGTTACAGCAAATCAATCTTTTGCTTCTCAAGCGTGAGGCGATCATCCAAAAACTGGATGAGGTAGAGAAGCAGTACCATGTTTATAGTATGGATAACATGGATAAAATTATGCTCACTTAA
- a CDS encoding WecB/TagA/CpsF family glycosyltransferase: MAYQLLGTEVDDFNLNSLLDFVVKSARAGERNIIISQNLHGIYTYHKKSSEELKELYSIAKKRIDGMPIVWLGKALGYPLEKENRLTWVDLMDPLMERVRDEGLKVFYLGADEASVSKGVHVLKERFDGLQVNYRHGFFDQRKESTENKHVIATINAYKPDVLIVGMGMPRQEKWIMASKDQLNAPVIMTCGAAIEYVAGTVSTPPRWMGRTGLEWLYRLQENPNRFWFRYLIEPWYVFRLAANDLRRARSRV, encoded by the coding sequence ATGGCGTATCAATTATTAGGGACAGAAGTAGATGATTTCAATTTGAATTCCCTGCTCGATTTTGTGGTCAAATCCGCCAGGGCGGGTGAAAGAAATATTATCATCAGCCAAAACCTCCATGGTATATACACATACCATAAGAAAAGCTCTGAGGAACTTAAGGAACTGTATTCAATTGCGAAAAAGAGGATTGATGGGATGCCCATTGTGTGGCTCGGAAAAGCCTTGGGATACCCGTTGGAAAAAGAAAACAGGCTTACCTGGGTGGATTTGATGGATCCATTGATGGAAAGAGTACGTGATGAAGGTTTAAAAGTATTCTACCTAGGAGCTGATGAAGCCAGTGTCTCAAAGGGGGTACATGTATTGAAAGAAAGATTTGATGGACTACAGGTTAATTATCGACATGGTTTTTTTGATCAACGAAAAGAATCCACAGAGAACAAGCATGTCATCGCCACCATTAATGCCTACAAACCTGACGTTTTAATTGTTGGAATGGGAATGCCACGACAAGAGAAATGGATCATGGCAAGCAAAGATCAATTGAATGCCCCTGTGATTATGACCTGTGGAGCAGCAATTGAGTATGTGGCAGGAACAGTCAGTACCCCACCGAGGTGGATGGGACGGACCGGTTTGGAGTGGCTGTACCGTTTGCAGGAAAACCCCAACCGGTTTTGGTTCAGGTATTTAATAGAACCTTGGTATGTTTTTAGATTGGCGGCAAATGACCTAAGGAGAGCCCGGTCCAGAGTGTAA
- a CDS encoding glycosyltransferase, with amino-acid sequence MKLLYLSGAPRVSTQLKADAGGARAHIMGVINGFKDLNWEVSEYIVGDRIMKNGSKTDFQKSLSKSYFKRLLADIIRITYGKYNNQLSFKKHQDIDCVYERLGAFQLMGMKFRQHGVPWILETNSVLYEEAKNDRKSIILADLCKKMEEKAYQSCDYLICVTDELKGMILNHFDIDPSKILVVPNGVDTNRFDPEKVIPIRKHEEFTVGFVGSVIAWCGVDILIKAVKILEKEMPIKVTIVGDGLAKQDWEEDCLQSGLGDTIKFVGRKPWDQVPAYIGGFDVCYSGQVATHSGKMYHSPLKIYEYLSMGKPVIAAKFQDAANMIHDGENGYCFESGNVNDLVEKLRASYQLFCEDKFDATQIRNRVVESHSWKSRIEYILKETKNLN; translated from the coding sequence ATGAAACTACTTTATTTATCCGGAGCTCCGAGGGTTTCTACCCAACTCAAAGCAGACGCTGGAGGGGCTCGGGCTCACATCATGGGCGTTATCAATGGTTTTAAAGATCTTAATTGGGAGGTGTCCGAATATATTGTTGGAGACCGAATCATGAAAAATGGGTCGAAGACAGATTTTCAAAAAAGCCTTTCCAAAAGTTATTTTAAACGTCTCTTGGCAGACATCATCAGGATTACCTACGGGAAATACAATAACCAGCTTTCATTCAAAAAGCATCAGGATATCGACTGCGTATATGAGCGGTTGGGGGCATTTCAATTGATGGGGATGAAGTTTAGGCAACATGGGGTGCCTTGGATTTTGGAAACGAACAGTGTGCTTTATGAAGAGGCCAAAAATGATAGAAAGAGTATTATCCTGGCTGACCTATGCAAAAAAATGGAAGAAAAGGCCTATCAGTCCTGTGATTACCTTATCTGTGTGACAGATGAATTGAAGGGGATGATATTGAATCACTTTGATATAGATCCTTCCAAGATTTTGGTAGTACCCAATGGGGTTGATACCAATCGTTTTGATCCCGAAAAAGTGATTCCTATTCGTAAGCATGAAGAATTTACGGTGGGCTTTGTGGGTTCGGTCATCGCTTGGTGTGGTGTGGATATATTGATCAAGGCAGTGAAAATACTTGAAAAAGAGATGCCTATTAAAGTGACCATTGTTGGAGATGGTCTGGCAAAACAGGACTGGGAGGAAGATTGTCTTCAAAGTGGTTTGGGAGATACGATCAAATTTGTGGGGCGTAAACCTTGGGATCAGGTGCCTGCTTATATCGGTGGCTTTGATGTTTGCTATTCCGGCCAGGTTGCCACACACTCAGGTAAAATGTATCACTCCCCATTGAAGATATACGAATACCTGTCCATGGGAAAGCCTGTAATTGCTGCGAAATTTCAGGATGCGGCTAATATGATCCATGATGGAGAAAATGGTTACTGTTTTGAGTCTGGGAATGTAAATGATTTGGTGGAAAAGTTAAGGGCCTCATATCAGTTGTTTTGTGAAGACAAATTTGACGCTACACAAATCAGAAATAGGGTAGTGGAGTCACACAGCTGGAAATCCCGAATCGAATATATTCTTAAAGAAACCAAAAACTTAAACTAA
- a CDS encoding glycosyltransferase, giving the protein MKKVYVFPMRIREDLEKKSPYINHLTKYLSDHFEVVNHGLRPRLGVMDIFLSTWKADVFMFNWIENKTGLQGLILWFTVYWLKMNQKKIVWTHHNVHPHKSQSTICKLIMSTVKSKSDKIIFHTKESERYFDQLELKKSLYFFHPLFDRSPMFMEKESEKKTDVLVWGRVRKSKGIDDFLKFMKKKQLFDKYSVRVVGKFEKGTFEEYQATYNHPNLKLEDRFVDEEELNQLHSEAKFVFFPYTGSSVLNSGALISSLPRLTPIIGPRVGAFKELAEEQLIHSYVSMEDLEHYLESYLEDDTLSKKQRIKAFFENYTWSNYAKFLSQNV; this is encoded by the coding sequence ATGAAAAAAGTGTATGTTTTTCCAATGAGAATCCGAGAGGATTTGGAAAAGAAAAGCCCCTATATCAATCACCTGACCAAGTATCTATCAGACCATTTTGAAGTGGTAAATCATGGTCTTCGCCCAAGGCTGGGAGTAATGGATATATTTTTAAGTACCTGGAAGGCAGATGTTTTTATGTTCAATTGGATAGAAAATAAGACAGGATTGCAAGGTTTGATACTGTGGTTTACAGTCTATTGGTTGAAGATGAATCAAAAGAAAATTGTGTGGACACATCATAATGTTCACCCACACAAATCCCAAAGCACCATATGTAAATTGATCATGTCAACGGTAAAAAGTAAGTCTGACAAAATCATTTTTCATACCAAAGAAAGTGAGCGGTATTTTGATCAATTGGAATTGAAAAAAAGCCTTTATTTTTTTCATCCACTGTTTGACCGCTCACCTATGTTTATGGAGAAAGAATCGGAAAAGAAAACAGATGTTTTGGTATGGGGGAGGGTTAGAAAAAGCAAAGGCATAGATGATTTTTTAAAGTTCATGAAAAAAAAGCAGCTATTTGACAAATATTCTGTCAGGGTGGTGGGGAAGTTTGAAAAAGGAACATTTGAAGAATACCAAGCCACATATAATCATCCCAATTTGAAACTGGAAGATCGATTTGTAGATGAGGAGGAACTCAATCAGCTCCATAGTGAAGCCAAGTTCGTGTTTTTTCCATATACTGGTTCGAGTGTTTTGAACTCAGGAGCTTTGATTTCTTCCCTACCTAGGCTTACACCTATAATCGGTCCTCGTGTTGGTGCTTTTAAGGAACTGGCTGAAGAGCAATTGATCCATTCATATGTTTCAATGGAGGATCTGGAGCACTATTTGGAAAGTTACCTTGAGGATGATACCCTTTCAAAAAAACAGCGGATTAAAGCTTTTTTTGAAAATTATACCTGGAGCAATTATGCCAAATTTTTATCGCAAAATGTTTGA
- a CDS encoding MBOAT family protein yields MLFNSLDFAVFLPLVFLIYWFVFPKQLKQQNILLLIASYVFYGWWDWRFLSLILFSTVLDFAVGKSMGKTEDPTNRKLLLTISVIVNLGFLGFFKYYNFFADSFVQAFSFFGYSIHPRALSIVLPVGISFYTFQTLSYSIDVYKRKLEPAKDFISFATFVSFFPQLVAGPIERATHLLPQFYKRRRFDFTLAVDGSKQMLWGFFKKVVIADNCAEYVNVIFQNYENYSASTLVLGAVLFAFQIYGDFSGYSDIAIGLSRLFGFDLMKNFAFPYFSRDIAEFWRRWHISLSTWFRDYLYIPLGGSKGGVWMKVRNTFIIFLVSGFWHGANWTFIVWGALNAFYFLPLMLAGKNRSNLNQVAEGRIFPTLMEAGKVLVTFSLTCLAWIFFRADSVAMATDYISSIFSLSILTKPDVFPVGVIALVLLFVMIEWLGKEGDFAIQKVGIRWRRPFRYGVYYGVFALTYFAGNFSDEIEFIYFQF; encoded by the coding sequence ATGTTATTTAACTCATTGGATTTTGCGGTTTTTTTACCGCTCGTGTTTTTGATTTATTGGTTTGTCTTTCCCAAGCAACTGAAGCAGCAGAACATCCTATTGCTGATTGCCAGCTATGTGTTTTATGGTTGGTGGGATTGGAGGTTTTTGTCATTGATCCTATTCAGTACAGTTTTGGATTTTGCGGTTGGCAAAAGTATGGGGAAAACAGAGGACCCAACCAATAGAAAGTTACTTCTTACGATCAGTGTTATAGTAAATTTAGGTTTCCTTGGCTTCTTTAAATACTATAACTTCTTTGCAGATAGTTTTGTGCAAGCCTTCAGTTTCTTTGGTTATTCTATTCATCCGAGAGCTTTAAGCATTGTATTACCAGTAGGTATTAGTTTTTATACTTTTCAGACCCTAAGCTATTCCATAGATGTTTACAAGAGGAAATTAGAACCGGCAAAGGATTTTATAAGCTTTGCGACCTTTGTGAGTTTTTTTCCTCAACTTGTAGCTGGGCCTATTGAAAGGGCTACCCATTTGCTGCCTCAGTTTTATAAAAGGAGAAGGTTTGATTTCACATTGGCAGTGGATGGGAGTAAGCAAATGCTGTGGGGTTTTTTTAAGAAGGTCGTCATAGCTGACAATTGTGCAGAATATGTCAATGTAATCTTTCAAAATTATGAAAACTATTCGGCAAGCACCCTAGTTTTGGGAGCAGTACTTTTTGCATTTCAGATCTATGGGGACTTCTCCGGCTACTCAGATATCGCCATTGGACTTTCCAGGTTGTTTGGCTTTGACCTTATGAAAAATTTTGCATTTCCCTATTTTTCAAGGGACATTGCAGAGTTTTGGAGGAGATGGCATATTTCTCTGTCTACTTGGTTTAGGGACTATTTATACATTCCATTAGGCGGTAGTAAAGGGGGGGTATGGATGAAAGTCAGAAATACCTTTATTATCTTTTTGGTCAGTGGTTTTTGGCATGGAGCCAATTGGACCTTTATAGTTTGGGGAGCACTTAATGCATTTTACTTTCTCCCACTGATGTTAGCTGGAAAAAATAGAAGTAATCTCAACCAAGTAGCAGAAGGTAGAATATTCCCCACCCTTATGGAGGCTGGGAAGGTGCTGGTTACCTTTAGTTTGACTTGTTTGGCATGGATTTTTTTTAGGGCAGATAGTGTGGCGATGGCCACGGACTATATTAGCTCTATCTTTTCTCTATCCATTTTGACTAAACCTGATGTTTTTCCGGTAGGGGTAATCGCCTTGGTGTTGTTGTTTGTCATGATCGAATGGCTGGGAAAGGAAGGAGATTTTGCTATTCAAAAAGTGGGTATTAGATGGCGCAGGCCTTTTCGTTATGGAGTGTATTATGGTGTTTTTGCCTTGACCTATTTTGCTGGCAATTTCTCAGATGAAATTGAATTTATATACTTCCAATTCTAA